One segment of Corynebacterium atrinae DNA contains the following:
- a CDS encoding WXG100 family type VII secretion target gives MSSMFRTESDVMLATAGRVDSTNNEVQGELGRLQGVVDGVRGNWAGSAQVSFDSLMQRWNNSARELREALTSISDNIRHNAQSFDSTEADNAQAFSNVGGQGLAL, from the coding sequence ATGAGCAGCATGTTCAGAACAGAATCCGATGTGATGCTGGCTACGGCCGGCCGGGTCGATAGCACTAACAATGAGGTACAGGGGGAATTGGGTCGCCTGCAGGGCGTCGTGGACGGGGTCCGCGGCAACTGGGCCGGCTCTGCCCAGGTCAGCTTTGATTCGCTCATGCAGCGGTGGAACAACTCTGCCCGCGAGCTGCGCGAGGCGCTGACCAGCATTTCTGACAACATTCGCCACAACGCCCAGTCCTTTGATTCCACCGAAGCTGATAACGCGCAGGCGTTTAGCAACGTTGGCGGTCAGGGATTGGCGCTTTAG
- a CDS encoding WXG100 family type VII secretion target: MDAIKYQFGAIEAAAGDINATSGRINGLLDDLKSQIQPMAATWEGESAAAYAEAQARWDRSAAELNTILATISRTVSQGNERMSDVNRRAAASWG; this comes from the coding sequence ATGGATGCTATTAAGTACCAGTTCGGGGCCATCGAGGCTGCCGCCGGTGATATCAATGCCACCTCCGGGCGCATCAACGGCCTGCTGGATGATCTCAAGTCGCAGATCCAGCCGATGGCCGCAACGTGGGAAGGTGAATCGGCTGCCGCATACGCGGAGGCGCAGGCCCGCTGGGATCGTTCGGCCGCCGAGCTCAACACCATTCTCGCCACCATCTCCCGCACTGTCTCCCAGGGCAATGAGCGGATGAGCGACGTCAACCGTCGAGCCGCCGCCAGCTGGGGATAG
- the rplM gene encoding 50S ribosomal protein L13, which produces MSTFHPKSGDITRKWYVIDATDVVLGRLASHVADLLRGKGKPQFAPNVDCGDHVIIINADKVHISSNKREREMRYRHSGYPGGLKSMTLGKALDTRPDRVVEEAIVGMMPHNKLSRSSAKKLHVFTGSEHPYAGQKPESYEIKQVAQ; this is translated from the coding sequence TTGTCTACTTTCCACCCGAAGAGCGGTGACATTACCCGCAAGTGGTACGTCATCGACGCCACCGACGTGGTGCTGGGTCGACTTGCTTCCCACGTGGCAGACCTGCTGCGCGGCAAGGGCAAGCCCCAGTTCGCACCGAACGTTGACTGCGGTGACCACGTCATCATCATCAACGCCGACAAGGTTCACATCTCCTCCAACAAGCGTGAGCGCGAGATGCGCTACCGCCACTCCGGCTACCCGGGTGGACTGAAGTCCATGACCCTGGGTAAGGCTCTGGATACCCGCCCTGACCGCGTGGTTGAGGAAGCAATCGTCGGCATGATGCCGCACAACAAGCTTTCCCGCTCCTCCGCTAAGAAGCTCCACGTTTTCACCGGCTCCGAGCACCCCTACGCCGGCCAGAAGCCCGAGTCCTACGAAATCAAGCAGGTGGCACAGTGA
- the rpsI gene encoding 30S ribosomal protein S9 — protein MTDQNQNEDLTVVEAGDIEAASAATEEFNYTIADAVAPEVDVDETEVVTEVVLEGPIQTVGRRKRAIARVRVVAGTGEITCNGRALDEYFPNKLHQQDILGPLTLLEREGQFDIKANISGGGPTGQSGALRLAIARALNLYSPADRAALKKAGYLTRDARAVERKKAGLHKARRAPQYSKR, from the coding sequence GTGACCGACCAGAATCAGAACGAGGACCTGACCGTGGTTGAGGCTGGCGACATCGAAGCCGCCTCCGCTGCCACCGAAGAGTTCAACTACACCATCGCCGACGCCGTCGCCCCCGAGGTTGACGTCGACGAGACCGAGGTTGTCACCGAGGTCGTTCTCGAAGGCCCGATCCAGACCGTTGGTCGCCGTAAGCGCGCCATCGCCCGCGTCCGCGTGGTTGCTGGCACCGGTGAGATCACCTGCAATGGCCGTGCTCTGGACGAGTACTTCCCGAACAAGCTCCACCAGCAGGACATCCTTGGTCCGCTGACCCTCCTCGAGCGCGAGGGCCAGTTCGACATCAAGGCCAACATTTCCGGTGGCGGCCCGACCGGCCAGTCCGGCGCTCTGCGCCTGGCCATCGCCCGCGCCCTGAACCTGTACAGCCCGGCTGATCGTGCCGCCCTGAAGAAGGCCGGTTACCTCACCCGTGACGCTCGTGCAGTCGAGCGCAAGAAGGCTGGTCTGCACAAGGCACGTCGTGCCCCGCAGTACTCCAAGCGCTAA
- the glmM gene encoding phosphoglucosamine mutase produces MTRLFGTDGVRGLANKELTASMALKLGAAAAQVLTSDRKSSDLRPIAVVGRDPRVSGEMLAAALAAGLASCGVDVLRVGVIPTPGVAFLTDDYGADLGVMISASHNPMPDNGIKFFSAGGKKLPDSVEDEIEAMMEHLPETGPTGTGVGRVIEESPDAQDRYLAHLRDSAQTDLSGIKVVVDCANGAASEVAPLAYAAAGAEVIAIHNRPNAYNINDNSGSTHIEQTQKAVLEHGAHLGLAHDGDADRCLAVDAEGNVVDGDQIMAILAVGMKEKSELRKNTLVATVMSNLGLKIAMKEQGIPMLETQVGDRYVLEELNRGGYSLGGEQSGHIVLPDHCTTGDGTLTGLKLMERMAETGSTLGELASVMKVLPQVLINVPVADKSVIVDHPQVLEAIAAAEEELGESGRVLLRASGTEALFRVMVEAGGSEQARRVAGRLAAVVASV; encoded by the coding sequence ATGACAAGACTTTTCGGCACAGATGGTGTTCGTGGGCTGGCGAACAAGGAACTTACGGCCTCGATGGCGTTGAAGTTGGGGGCGGCGGCCGCTCAGGTGCTCACCTCGGATCGTAAGTCCAGCGACCTGCGTCCGATCGCCGTCGTCGGCCGTGACCCCCGCGTCTCTGGCGAAATGTTGGCTGCAGCACTCGCCGCTGGACTGGCTTCCTGTGGCGTGGACGTGCTCCGCGTCGGCGTGATCCCCACCCCAGGTGTCGCTTTCCTCACCGATGACTATGGGGCCGACCTCGGTGTCATGATCTCGGCGTCCCACAACCCGATGCCCGATAACGGCATCAAGTTCTTCTCCGCCGGGGGCAAGAAGCTGCCCGATTCCGTCGAGGACGAGATCGAAGCCATGATGGAGCACCTCCCGGAGACCGGCCCCACCGGAACGGGCGTGGGCCGCGTCATCGAGGAGTCCCCGGATGCGCAGGACCGCTATCTGGCGCACCTACGCGACTCTGCCCAGACTGATCTGTCGGGTATCAAGGTGGTCGTTGACTGTGCCAATGGTGCAGCCTCTGAGGTCGCCCCGCTGGCGTATGCGGCTGCGGGCGCTGAGGTCATCGCGATCCACAACCGGCCTAACGCCTACAACATCAACGACAATTCGGGCTCGACGCACATTGAGCAGACCCAGAAGGCGGTCCTTGAGCACGGGGCGCATCTAGGCTTGGCCCACGATGGTGACGCTGACCGCTGCCTCGCCGTCGACGCGGAGGGCAACGTGGTTGATGGCGATCAGATCATGGCGATCCTGGCGGTTGGCATGAAGGAGAAGTCAGAGCTGCGCAAAAACACTTTGGTGGCGACCGTCATGAGCAACTTGGGCCTCAAGATTGCCATGAAGGAGCAGGGCATTCCGATGCTGGAGACCCAGGTCGGTGACCGCTACGTGCTGGAGGAGCTAAACCGCGGTGGCTACAGCCTCGGCGGCGAGCAGTCTGGTCACATCGTGCTACCCGATCACTGCACCACCGGCGACGGCACTCTCACCGGCCTCAAACTCATGGAGCGCATGGCAGAGACGGGCAGCACCCTTGGCGAGTTGGCCTCGGTGATGAAGGTCCTGCCACAGGTGCTCATCAACGTTCCCGTCGCCGACAAGTCCGTCATCGTCGATCACCCTCAAGTTTTGGAGGCCATTGCCGCGGCCGAGGAGGAGCTGGGCGAGTCCGGCCGTGTTCTTCTGCGCGCCTCGGGCACTGAGGCACTGTTCCGCGTCATGGTCGAGGCCGGGGGCAGCGAGCAGGCCCGCCGGGTGGCCGGCCGCCTGGCAGCCGTGGTGGCGTCAGTTTAG
- a CDS encoding poly(ethylene terephthalate) hydrolase family protein → MSENLKKHLAHLSKRGPHRVLVGDLNYAGLPGKVYTPAEGKGVPAIAFGHDWTKSVKNYHATLRHLASWGIVVTAPDTERGLAPDHRGFSADLETCLQIAAGVKLGHGKVTVSPGKLGVAGHGMGAGAAVLMAANNPTVKAVGALYPAVTTPSSTEAARFVTAPGLVIGSGRNDLFDAGNPPKVALNWGGPVAYREINNGNQAGFTEDALFQFSFGLGLPQYSAQETARGLLTGFLLHELAGEKKYSGFAAPLAEAKHVQSFDGEELAEKAAI, encoded by the coding sequence GTGTCTGAGAATCTGAAAAAGCACCTGGCCCACCTGTCCAAGCGGGGCCCGCATCGCGTGCTCGTCGGTGACCTCAACTACGCCGGACTGCCGGGAAAGGTCTACACCCCCGCGGAGGGTAAGGGCGTTCCCGCGATCGCGTTCGGGCACGACTGGACCAAGTCGGTGAAAAACTACCACGCCACCCTGCGCCACCTCGCTAGCTGGGGCATCGTCGTCACCGCCCCGGACACCGAGCGGGGCCTGGCCCCCGATCATCGCGGCTTCTCCGCCGACCTGGAAACCTGCCTCCAGATTGCCGCCGGAGTCAAGCTCGGCCATGGCAAGGTCACCGTCTCCCCCGGCAAGCTCGGCGTGGCCGGGCACGGCATGGGCGCGGGCGCCGCAGTTCTCATGGCGGCCAACAACCCGACGGTCAAGGCAGTCGGCGCGCTGTATCCGGCCGTGACCACTCCCTCCTCGACGGAGGCCGCCCGCTTCGTCACAGCTCCCGGTTTGGTCATCGGCTCGGGCCGCAACGATCTTTTCGACGCCGGCAATCCCCCCAAGGTCGCCCTCAACTGGGGCGGCCCTGTCGCCTACCGGGAAATCAACAACGGCAACCAAGCCGGCTTCACCGAAGATGCCCTGTTCCAATTCAGCTTCGGACTCGGCCTGCCCCAGTACTCCGCGCAGGAAACCGCCCGCGGCCTGCTCACCGGCTTCCTCCTCCACGAGCTCGCCGGTGAAAAGAAATACTCCGGCTTCGCTGCTCCCCTGGCCGAGGCTAAGCACGTGCAGTCCTTCGATGGCGAGGAGCTCGCCGAGAAGGCCGCGATCTAA